A single Nostoc sp. PCC 7107 DNA region contains:
- a CDS encoding SDR family NAD(P)-dependent oxidoreductase, translating into MISKLAIVTGGTRGIGWGISQQLAKDGYNLILGFNSNEEAALIAKSNLESTYGKKVYLIKGDVAEASTIEKIFKCVEDNFQGKLTAFIHNAGLYVGLTTSHESHQAIAAANDHTQLLGTGKWTNFEKYDYYQSVYPKCFIRCVEKAINYMEDGNGYIVAISSPGCNTNQTPKLNYVMPGQAKAVVEFLARYYAKTLGPRRITVNVVIPGYFKTEAWNFATVNSGGIDSEAVKQRIESTPMQRWAFPEEIGGVVAFLCSPKAAFITGVALPVDGGFHLA; encoded by the coding sequence ATGATATCAAAATTAGCAATAGTTACAGGTGGTACTCGTGGTATTGGTTGGGGAATATCACAGCAGTTAGCTAAAGATGGCTATAACCTTATCCTTGGCTTTAATTCCAATGAAGAGGCAGCATTGATTGCCAAGAGTAATCTAGAATCGACCTATGGAAAAAAAGTTTATCTGATTAAAGGCGATGTAGCAGAAGCATCGACTATTGAAAAAATCTTTAAATGTGTTGAAGATAATTTTCAAGGTAAACTCACAGCATTTATTCATAATGCAGGCTTGTATGTTGGGCTAACAACATCCCATGAATCTCATCAAGCTATTGCAGCAGCTAATGATCACACTCAACTATTAGGAACTGGCAAATGGACTAATTTTGAAAAGTACGATTACTATCAGAGTGTTTATCCTAAATGCTTTATTAGATGTGTAGAAAAAGCTATCAATTACATGGAAGATGGAAATGGCTATATAGTAGCAATATCTTCTCCTGGGTGTAATACTAATCAAACTCCCAAATTGAACTATGTTATGCCAGGCCAAGCTAAAGCAGTTGTGGAATTTTTAGCCAGATACTATGCCAAAACACTTGGCCCACGGCGAATTACAGTAAATGTCGTTATTCCCGGTTATTTTAAGACCGAAGCCTGGAACTTTGCCACAGTAAATAGTGGTGGAATAGATAGTGAAGCTGTAAAACAAAGGATTGAAAGTACACCTATGCAGCGTTGGGCTTTTCCCGAAGAAATAGGTGGAGTAGTAGCTTTTTTATGCTCTCCTAAAGCTGCATTTATTACTGGGGTAGCTTTGCCAGTAGATGGTGGATTTCACCTAGCTTAA
- a CDS encoding nuclear transport factor 2 family protein translates to MTQDSANTLKVAQQAFEHFTSGLATGDWQAFLDMLTEDFTFWFPMGKFHGLNEGKKRAQEFLQYVSESFGSGITLTSLDRVTSNETTVVFEFRDEGLLLGQPYKNRVAVSFDVCDDKICGYREYFGSDGKSY, encoded by the coding sequence ATGACACAAGACTCTGCAAATACTTTAAAAGTTGCCCAGCAAGCATTTGAGCATTTTACATCTGGTTTAGCTACGGGAGACTGGCAAGCATTTCTCGATATGCTGACAGAAGACTTCACCTTTTGGTTTCCAATGGGAAAGTTTCACGGGTTAAATGAGGGGAAAAAACGCGCGCAAGAGTTTTTGCAATATGTTTCGGAATCTTTTGGTTCGGGAATTACGTTAACGTCTCTAGACCGTGTTACTAGTAATGAGACAACGGTTGTCTTTGAGTTTCGTGATGAAGGGCTGTTATTAGGACAACCTTATAAAAATCGTGTTGCAGTTTCTTTTGATGTGTGCGACGATAAAATTTGTGGCTATCGAGAATATTTTGGTAGCGATGGTAAGTCTTATTAG
- a CDS encoding 1-acyl-sn-glycerol-3-phosphate acyltransferase, with product MIHQHSDSIINQSLATASNKGYQFSWFDWFCLWYPPGWLVLFNRHWQHYHNDPDGWNWWEYILFLLPCGFYLALLMRWLRLGCRSPRKEVGEFNPNYQQAFRQEILAPIVKYYFRGELQQINNLPSTGPMIVAMNHAGMCFPWDFLTLGYLLSETRQWVVQPLASVSLFEHPWIIWWLPSQWSQVLGGVRAEIGDFETAIAQGKILLYAAEGIRGPGKGWHKRYQLQKFDISFIQLSDRYHIPILPVLCIGSEFLHPWAINSKKLQRIIKLPFLPISPLMLILLLFPSMGIWAMKTRLQYFIQPLEQQINSSKDRAITYQQAQNFREKLQTQLHQILVQR from the coding sequence GTGATTCATCAACATTCTGACAGTATCATCAACCAGTCGCTAGCAACAGCCTCAAACAAAGGTTATCAATTTAGCTGGTTTGATTGGTTTTGCCTTTGGTATCCGCCAGGATGGTTAGTTTTGTTTAACCGTCACTGGCAACATTATCACAACGATCCCGATGGTTGGAACTGGTGGGAATATATATTATTTTTGCTACCTTGTGGGTTTTATTTAGCCCTGTTGATGCGATGGTTGCGCTTAGGTTGTCGTTCACCAAGAAAAGAAGTCGGTGAATTTAATCCCAACTATCAACAAGCTTTTCGCCAAGAAATTTTAGCCCCCATCGTTAAATATTATTTTCGGGGAGAACTGCAACAAATTAATAACTTACCGTCAACAGGGCCGATGATTGTCGCTATGAATCATGCAGGGATGTGTTTTCCTTGGGATTTCCTGACTTTGGGTTATTTATTAAGTGAAACACGCCAATGGGTAGTGCAACCATTGGCCAGCGTATCGTTATTTGAACATCCTTGGATAATTTGGTGGCTACCTTCGCAATGGTCGCAGGTTTTAGGTGGAGTGCGGGCAGAGATTGGTGATTTTGAGACGGCGATCGCTCAAGGTAAAATTTTACTATATGCAGCTGAAGGTATCCGCGGGCCGGGTAAAGGTTGGCACAAACGCTATCAATTGCAAAAATTTGATATCAGCTTTATACAATTGAGCGATCGCTATCATATCCCGATTTTGCCAGTACTTTGCATCGGTAGCGAGTTTTTACATCCTTGGGCTATTAATAGTAAAAAATTACAACGCATAATTAAATTACCATTCTTACCCATATCTCCGTTAATGCTGATTTTGCTTTTGTTTCCCTCAATGGGAATTTGGGCGATGAAAACTCGCTTACAATATTTTATCCAGCCTTTAGAACAGCAGATCAATTCGAGTAAAGACCGTGCAATTACTTATCAACAGGCGCAAAATTTTCGAGAGAAACTGCAAACTCAACTCCATCAGAT